From one Anopheles bellator chromosome 1, idAnoBellAS_SP24_06.2, whole genome shotgun sequence genomic stretch:
- the LOC131206574 gene encoding zinc finger protein 420-like — MQQTDSVKSAWIKTEIAPEDLEEDYQSKQTVSNSQQISVTYDYNHLDDLFEAEEESLETLLKREPMDDVDLKHEHNILKTDPFDVKGNASFTGNTVTGLDDPAAISDHNNLGTKYAAERPTFNQMDPNGEEKSEHTGNQPVSVVGEQRLLSSNMRRSSQKDTAATEFSLSTMQSPKVTGNVSRNKHKHQCPHCPATYPDTTKLKAHIRTHTGEKPFMCKVCGKTFHAVNNLLNHMKVHNKDHQCLHCPRKFARLDRLKEHIRTHIGEKPLTCKFCSKTFHTTGSLRIHMKIHNKEHQCPYCSRKFALQSQLKEHIRTHTDENPFMCKVCGKTFLTASTLHNHKKIHDEDQPQCPHCPRKFARLDRLKEHIRIHTGEKPFMCKVCSKSFHTTGILHTHMKIHDKDPLQCDMQQTEGVESVWIKAEIAAEESEEVYILKTDPFDLKGNASLTEKTVTGLSDMDPNGEQKSEHTGNQPVSVVGEQRLLSSNMRRSSQKNTATAEFSGSTMQSPKVTDSYTLKIHIRSHTGEKPFICKVCSKAFHAANYLRKHMKIHNKEQNQCPHCSGKFAQQSQLKKHIRTHTGEKPFICKVCSKTFNEARYLYIHMQIHDKDQNQCPHCPDKFALLYRLKEHIRTHTGEKPFSCKFCNKAFHAATNLRQHMQIHNKGQLQCPHCPRKFIQQSQLNEHIRSHTGEKPFMCKVCGKAFHAASILRQHRKIHDKNQLTFRPVRWVRSSPEHRVT, encoded by the exons ATGCAGCAAACCGATAGCGTTAAATCGGCGTGGATCAAAACTGAGATTGCCCCAGAAGATTTGGAAGAGGATTatcaatcgaagcaaacggTTTCCAATTCACAGCAGATCAGTGTTACATATGATTATAATCATCTTGACGACTTGTTTGAGGCAGAGGAAGAATCGCTGGAGACTCTTTTGAAACGTGAACCAATGGACGATGTAGATCTGAAACATGAGCATAATATTCTCAAAACGGATCCTTTCGATGTCAAAGGGAACGCTTCTTTCACAGGGAACACCGTCACGGGACTTGACGACCCAGCAGCAATTTCAGATCACAATAATTTGGGTACCAAGTATGCCGCCGAACGCCCTACATTTAATCAAATGGATCCTaatggtgaagaaaaatcagAACACACCGGTAATCAACCTGTGTCCGTAGTCGGCGAGCAGCGACTGTTGAGTTCAAATATGCGACGAAGTTCCCAAAAGGATACCGCCGCTACAGAGTTCTCACTGTCTACAATGCAGAGCCCAAAAGTTACTGGTAATGTGTCTCGAAACAAGCATAAACACCAGTGCCCTCATTGCCCTGCCACGTACCCAGACACAACCAAACTGAAGGCTCACATCcggactcacaccggcgaaaagccatttatgtgtaaagtctgtggCAAAACGTTCCATGCGGTAAACAACCTGCTCAACCACATGAAAgttcacaacaaggaccatCAGTGTCTTCATTGCCCTCGCAAATTCGCACGTCTAGACCGTCTTAAGGAACACATTCGGACTCACAtcggcgaaaagccattaaCGTGTAAATTTTGTAGCAAAACGTTTCATACGACAGGCAGTCTGCGCATCCacatgaaaattcacaacaaggaaCATCAGTGTCCTTATTGCTCTCGCAAATTCGCACTGCAATCCCAACTTAAGGAACACATTCGGACTCACACTGACGAGAACCCATTTATGTGTAAAGTCTGCGGCAAAACGTTTCTTACGGCAAGCACCCTGCACAACCACAAGAAAATTCATGACGAGGACCAAcctcagtgtcctcattgccctCGCAAATTCGCACGTCTAGACCGTCTTAAGGAACACATTCGGATACACACCGGAGAAAAGCCGTtcatgtgtaaagtctgtagCAAATCGTTCCATACGACAGGCATCCTGCACACCCATATGAAAATTCACGACAAGGATCCACTTCAATGTGACATGCAGCAAACCGAGGGAGTTGAATCGGTGTGGATCAAAGCTGAGATTGCCGCAGAAGAGTCGGAAGAGGTATATATTCTCAAAACGGATCCTTTCGATCTCAAAGGGAACGCTTCTTTGACAGAGAAGACTGTCACGGGACTTAGCGACATGGATCCTAATGGTGAACAAAAATCAGAACACACCGGTAATCAACCTGTGTCCGTAGTCGGCGAGCAGCGACTGTTGAGTTCAAATATGCGACGAAGTTCCCAAAAGAATACCGCAACTGCAGAGTTCTCAGGGTCCACAATGCAGAGCCCAAAAGTTACTG ACTCATACACGCTGAAGATTCACATCCGAtctcacaccggcgaaaagccattcattTGTAAAGTATGTAGCAAAGCGTTCCATGCGGCAAACTACCTGCGAAAACAtatgaaaattcacaacaaggagCAAAATCAATGTCCTCATTGCTCTGGCAAATTCGCACAGCAATCCCAGCTTAAGAAACACATTCGaactcacaccggcgaaaagccattcattTGTAAAGTCTGCAGCAAAACGTTCAATGAGGCACGCTACTTGTACATCCATATGCAAATTCACGACAAGGACCAAAATCAATGTCCTCATTGTCCTGACAAATTCGCACTGCTATACCGTCTTAAGGAACACATTCGGACTCACACCGGAGAAAAGCCATTCTCTTGTAAATTTTGCAACAAAGCATTCCATGCGGCAACCAACCTGCGACAACATATgcaaattcacaacaagggCCAACTTCAATGTCCTCATTGCCCTCGCAAATTCATACAGCAATCCCAGCTTAACGAACACATTAGGAgtcacactggcgaaaagccgttcATGTGTAAAGTCTGCGGCAAAGCGTTCCATGCGGCAAGCATCCTGCGACAACATAGGAAAATTCATGACAAGAACCAACTTACAT TCCGCCCGGTTCGATGGGTACGCTCCTCACCGGAACACCGCGTAACGTAG
- the LOC131211176 gene encoding sphingomyelin phosphodiesterase yields the protein MSQYYFPIVFVFLLEILRLAQSHPFLFNSGGGQYRRSQVEWKTPADNWTAEEAPRSVYPLLQNQFNRHQLPPTGDRFAVLEGDEDEQSLRRMHEARENASSARTLFSYNKEESHLPPLLTKTIKYFNLQQVAFELETSVMSQVSCTACKAGAGLLQHYIRTGKSKEEIIKMIYQYCVNLKIQSARVCEGVSQLFGVEVIYVLKRITIGPDEICSFIIGDACGDIYNPYHEWEVEFPPVAKPEPRELELPKEAVPVFKVLHLSDTHFDPYYAEGSNADCNEPLCCRLTNGRPTTPNGAAGKWGDYRKCDTPQRTVEHLLSHIAETHADIDFIIWTGDLPPHDVWNQTKEENLKVLKETVAQMTDKFPGIPIFPALGNHESAPVNSFPPPYVQQVDSSIAWLYDELDVQWRRWLPASVSHTVRRGAFYSVLVRPGYRIISLNMNYCNNKNWWLLLNSTDPATELQWFIYELQSAEFANEKVHVIGHIPPGHSDCLKVWSRNYYKIISRYESTITAQFFGHTHFDEFEVFYDPHDLGRATSIAYIGPSVTPYNDLNPGYRIYYIDGDHDETTRLVVDHESWIMNLKEANLYDYPIWYKLYSTRAAYGMKGLRPADWNTLINNMTDSKEMFDLYYKHYWKNSPVKPECDYECRKRILCDAKSGRSHDRKYFCEDVEAKIDESNKGWKDWLLSSISSSISYAIHGITSIFWRKR from the exons ATGAGTCAGTACTACTTTCCgatcgtgttcgtgttccTGTTGGAGATCCTCCGGTTGGCACAGT cCCATCCCTTCCTGTTCAACTCGGGCGGTGGACAGTACCGGCGGTCGCaggtggaatggaaaacgcCGGCCGACAACTGGACGGCCGAGGAGGCACCGAGAAGCGTGTATCCGCTGCTGCAGAACCAGTTCAACCGGCACCAGCTACCCCCgaccggcgatcggttcgcgGTGCTCGAGGGCGACGAGGATGAGCAGAGCCTGCGGCGGATGCACGAGGCGCGCGAGAACGCGTCGTCGGCGCGGACACTGTTCTCGTACAACAAGGAAGAGTCGCAcctgccgccgctgctgacGAAGACGATCAAGTACTTCAATCTGCAGCAGGTCGCGTTCGAGCTGGAGACGAGCGTGATGTCGCAGGTGTCCTGCACCGCGTGCAAGGCCGGGGCCGGCCTGCTCCAGCACTACATCCGGACGGGCAAGAGCAAGGAGGAGATCATCAAAATGATCTACCAGTACTGCGTCAACCTGAAGATCCAGTCGGCGCGCGTCTGCGAAGGCGTCAGCCAGCTGTTCGGCGTGGAGGTGATCTACGTGCTGAAGCGCATCACGATCGGGCCGGACGAGATCTGCAGCTTCATCATTGGGGACGCGTGCGGCGACATCTACAACCCGTACCACGAGTGGGAGGTGGAGTTCCCGCCCGTCGCGAAGCCGGAACCGCGCGAGCTCGAGCTGCCCAAGGAGGCGGTGCCCGTGTTCAAGGTACTCCACCTGTCCGACACCCACTTTGACCCCTACTACGCCGAGGGCTCGAACGCGGACTGCAACGAGCCGCTGTGCTGTCGGCTGACGAACGGGCGGCCCACCACCCCGAACGGGGCGGCCGGCAAGTGGGGGGACTACCGGAAGTGTGATACGCCGCAGCGGACGGTGGAACACCTGCTGAGCCACATCGCCGAGACGCACGCGGACATTGACTTCATCATCTGGACGGGCGACCTGCCACCGCACGACGTGTGGAACCAGACGAAGGAGGAGAACCTGAAGGTGCTGAAGGAGACGGTGGCACAGATGACGGACAAGTTCCCGGGGATTCCGATCTTCCCGGCCCTCGGCAACCACGAGAGCGCCCCGGTGAACAGCTTCCCGCCGCCGTACGTCCAGCAGGTGGACAGCTCGATCGCCTGGCTGTACGACGAGCTGGACGTGCAGTGGCGCCGGTGGCTGCCGGCCAGTGTGTCGCACACGGTGCGCCGCGGCGCGTTCTACTCCGTGCTGGTGCGGCCCGGGTATCGGATCATCTCGCTCAACATGAACTACTGCAACAACAAGAACTGGTGGCTGCTGCTCAACTCGACCGATCCCGCCACCGAGCTGCAGTGGTTCATCTACGAGCTGCAGAGCGCCGAGTTCGCCAACGAGAAGGTGCACGTGATCGGGCACATCCCGCCCGGCCACTCGGACTGTCTGAAGGTGTGGAGCCGGAACTACTACAAAATCATCTCGCGCTACGAGAGCACCATCACGGCCCAGTTCTTCGGCCACACGCACTTCGACGAGTTCGAGGTGTTCTACGATCCGCACGATCTCGGGCGGGCCACGAGCATCGCGTACATCGGCCCGTCGGTCACACCGTACAACGATCTGAACCCGGGCTACCGGATCTACTACATCGACGGTGATCACGACGAAACGACGCGG CTGGTTGTGGACCACGAGTCCTGGATCATGAACCTGAAGGAAGCGAACCTGTACGACTATCCGATCTGGTACAAGCTGTACTCGACCCGTGCCGCCTACGGGATGAAGGGCTTGCGGCCCGCCGACTGGAACACGCTGATCAACAACATGACGGACAGCAAGGAGATGTTCGATCTGTACTACAa ACACTATTGGAAAAACTCGCCGGTCAAACCGGAGTGCGACTACGAGTGCCGGAAGCGCATCCTGTGCGACGCCAAAAGTGGCCGATCGCACGACCGCAAGTACTTCTGCGAGGACGTCGAGGCCAAGATCGACGAGAGCAACAAGGGCTGGAAGGATTGGCTGCTGAGTTCGATCAGCTCTTC CATTTCCTACGCCATCCACGGGATAACGAGCATATTTTGGCGCAAGCGATGA
- the LOC131205869 gene encoding maltase 2-like — MLKFERVAIACAVIISLCVTDGFDLSEPTTRDWWQKAAFYQIYPRSFKDSDGDGIGDLNGVTAKLPYLKSLGVAAFWLSPVYQSPMVDFGYDISDFRAIQDEYGTMADFERLVEQARLLGLKVIMDFVPNHSSNKHEWFIKSENREPGYEDYYVWHDGKPNGPGQRNLPPNNWIQAFRGSAWQWSETRQQYYLHQFTVEQPDLNYRNPAVVQEMKDVLTFWLDKGVDGFRIDAVPTLYEDTELRDEPPSGLTDDTEDTNYLRHIYTQDLPETVEMVYQWRELVDAYQKANGGDTRVIMTEAYSSLEVIRTYYQSASGRLGSHMPFNFRMITELSGQSKPSDYAQIVQDWMGILPAGQVPNWVMGNHDRPRVGTRMGSDRIDALNMILLSLPGASVTYQGEEIGMTDGVISWEDTVDPAACNAGKDLYAEKSRDPCRTPFQWDGSSMAGFTSGSRTWLPVGPLYREVNVQVQEQAEKSHLKVYRSMMELRKTKTLQLGTVKAIALGDTVLAVVRELKTYSTYITLSNLGNTLQIVSAVALADAMPSKLYFETVSVGSHNIRGGAVATKDIVLLPYESFVLKARVAPVEHLYSSICDLWLQ; from the exons ATGCTGAAGTTTGAACGGGTAGCGATCGCGTGTGCGGTGATCATTTCGCTGTGTGTTACCGATGGGTTCGATTTGAGTGAACCCACGACACGCGACTGGTGGCAGAAAGCGGCCTTTTACCAGATCTATCCTCGGTCGTTTAAAGACAGCGATGGAGACGGAATCGGTGATCTGAACGGCGTCACCGCGAAGCTACCGTACCTGAAGTCGCTCGGGGTGGCAGCGTTCTGGCTGTCGCCCGTCTACCAATCGCCGATGGTGGACTTTGGTTACGATATCTCCGACTTTCGCGCCATCCAGGACGAGTACGGAACGATGGCCGATTTCGAGCGGCTCGTCGAGCAAGCGCGCCTCCTTGGGCTGAAAGTGATCATGGACTTTGTGCCGAACCATTCGAGCAACAAGCACGAGTGGTTCATCAAGTCGgagaaccgggaaccgggctaCGAAGATTACTACGTGTGGCACGATGGAAAGCCGAATGGGCCCGGTCAACGAAACCTTCCACCGAACAATTGG ATTCAAGCGTTTCGCGGAAGTGCGTGGCAGTGGAGCGAAACACGTCAGCAGTACTACCTGCACCAGTTTACGGTTGAGCAGCCCGATCTCAACTATCGCAACCCAGCGGTGGTCCAGGAGATGAAGGACGTGTTGACGTTCTGGTTGGACAAGGGAGTCGATGGCTTTCGCATCGATGCCGTTCCCACGCTGTACGAGGACACAGAGCTACGAGATGAGCCCCCGAGTGGACTGACGGACGACACCGAGGACACGAACTACCTGAGGCACATCTACACGCAGGATTTGCCGGAAACAGTGGAGATGGTTTACCAGTGGCGCGAGCTGGTCGATGCGTACCAAAAGGCGAACGGGGGCGATACCCGCGTGATCATGACCGAAGCTTACTCCTCGCTGGAGGTCATCCGAACGTACTATCAAAGCGCCAGCGGACGGTTGGGCTCCCACATGCCGTTCAATTTCCGAATGATCACCGAACTGAGCGGGCAATCGAAACCATCCGATTACGCGCAGATCGTGCAGGATTGGATGGGCATCCTTCCCGCTGGCCAAGTACCGAACTGGGTG ATGGGCAACCATGATCGGCCGCGCGTCGGGACACGGATGGGCTCAGACCGTATCGATGCGTTAAATATGATACTGCTCAGCCTGCCGGGGGCCAGCGTTACGTATCAGGGGGAAGAAATTGGAATGACCGACGGGGTCATTTCGTGGGAGGACACAGTGGATCCCGCAGCATGCAACGCCGGGAAGGACCTGTACGCCGAGAAGTCGCGGGACCCCTGCCGGACACCGTTTCAGTGGGATGGTTCCTCGATGGCAGGATTCACCTCCGGGAGCAGGAcgtggcttccggtgggtcCGCTCTACCGGGAGGTGAACGTGCAGGTGCAAGAGCAGGCAGAGAAAAGCCACCTGAAAGTGTACCGGTCGATGATGGAGCtgaggaaaacgaaaacgctcCAGCTGGGCACCGTGAAAGCTATCGCGCTGGGCGATACGGTGCTTGCGGTTGTTCGGGAGCTGAAAACTTACAGCACCTACATCACACTGAGCAATCTTGGCAACACGCTGCAGATTGTAAGCGCTGTAGCTTTGGCCGATGCTATGCCGAGTAAACTTTACTTTGAGACAGTCAGTGTGGGATCGCACAATATTCGCGG GGGTGCTGTAGCCACGAAGGACATCGTATTGCTCCCGTACGAATCGTTCGTCCTTAAGGCACGCGTGGCGCCAGTGGAACACCTCTATTCTTCGATCTGCGATTTATGGTTACAATAA
- the LOC131216417 gene encoding gastrula zinc finger protein XlCGF7.1-like: protein MDGVQGEGSMAGQTITLPGDPPSISDHYNVGITDAAEGPAFNQMDPNGEQKSEHTGNQPVSVVGEQRLLSSNMQRSSQKDTATAEFSVSTMQSPKVTGTVSRNKHKHQCPHCPATYPNTFKLKTHIRTHTGEKPFVCKVCSKTFQAQRYLYDHMQIHNKDHQCPHCPRKFARQSYLKEHIRIHTGEKPLTCKFCRKTFRTTSSLRTHMLTHTGEEPFMCKVCSKTFQAKLYLRNHMLIHNKDQNQCAQCPAQFATQGQLKDHIRTHTGEKPFICKVCNKTFHAARILYAHTKLHKRQALHQCPHCPHKFALQSKLEKHIRTHTCD from the exons ATGGACGGTGTCCAAGGAGAAGGTTCTATGGCAGGACAGACCATCACGCTTCCTGGCGACCCACCATCTATTTCAGATCACTACAATGTGGGTATCACGGATGCCGCCGAAGGCCCTGCATTTAATCAAATGGATCCTAATGGTGAACAAAAATCAGAACACACTGGTAATCAACCTGTGTCCGTAGTCGGCGAGCAGCGACTGTTGAGTTCAAATATGCAACGAAGTTCCCAAAAGGATACCGCCACTGCAGAGTTCTCAGTGTCTACAATGCAGAGCCCAAAAGTTACTGGTACTGTGTCTCGAAACAAGCATAAACACCAGTGCCCTCATTGCCCCGCCACGTATCCAAACACATTCAAGCTGAAGACTCACATCcggactcacaccggcgaaaagccattcgtGTGTAAAGTCTGTAGCAAAACGTTCCAAGCGCAACGTTACCTGTACGACCATATgcaaattcacaacaaggaccatcagtgtcctcattgccctCGCAAATTCGCACGGCAATCCTATCTTAAGGAACACATTCGGattcacaccggcgaaaagccattaaCGTGTAAATTTTGTAGGAAAACGTTCCGTACGACAAGCAGCCTGCGCACCCACATGTT gactcacaccggcgaagaGCCATtcatgtgtaaagtctgtagCAAAACGTTCCAGGCGAAACTCTACCTGCGAAACCACATGCTtattcacaacaaggaccaaaATCAATGTGCTCAATGTCCTGCCCAATTCGCAACGCAAGGTCAACTTAAGGATCACATTcggactcacaccggcgaaaagccgttcaTATGTAAAGTCTGTAACAAAACCTTCCATGCGGCACGCATCCTATACGCCCATACGAAACTTCACAAGCGCCAAGCTCTTCATCAGTGCCCTCATTGCCCTCATAAATTCGCACTACAAAGCAAGCTGGAGAAGCACATTCGGACTCACACCTGCGATTAG
- the LOC131207259 gene encoding lamin Dm0 gives MSQKTKRSGMSTPVPFQASTPVQGASAASSGGGAAHQHRPSSPLSPTRLSRLQEKADLQGLNDRLACYIDRVRTLEQENTRLNHEVRTSQETTTREVSNIKAMYDHELTDARRLLDETARERAKKEIEYNRAAEENEDLKRRLERKTKEAADAERNARAQESRANELSGKYNTLLSEHKKAKEEQKEMEKELAKLKKQMEALRKNLEQETLARVDLENTIQSLREELTFKDQVHMQELTETKTRRQVEISEIDGMLSQQYEAKMQESLQELRDQYDQQMRGHREEMSDLYETRVRDLETQMNAERLRHAQEKAKLMDEIERLGKEISLQLQEYQDLMDIKISLDMEIATYDRILASEETRLNITPGSHTTTFSSTGVSLSRSGQVRRTPSRAAAKRKRTVLEESDERSMSDYSVTSSAKGDIEIAEADPEGKFVKLHNKSGKEVQIGGWTLTRKVGTNETVFKFHRTVKVDGGAFVTVWSSDLGKDHEPPATIVMKGQKWFHGDNMVTQLLNADGEEVAASERLKRMVSTAASRHREYLGSYGGEELYHQQGEPKGDEKCRIM, from the exons ATGTCGCAGAAAACGAAGCGTTCCGGCATGTCGACGCCGGTGCCGTTTCAGGCCAGCACACCGGTCCAGGGTGCGAGTGCGGCGTCGTCGGGCGGCGGTGCcgcgcaccaacaccgacCGTCGAGCCCGCTGAGCCCGACGCGCCTCTCGCGGCTGCAGGAGAAAGCGGACCTTCAGGGCCTGAACGACCGGCTGGCCTGTTACATCGACCGGGTGCGCACCTTGGAGCAGGAGAACACGCGCCTCAACCACGAGGTACGCACCTCCCAGGAAACGACGACGCGCGAGGTGTCCAACATCAAAGCCATGTACGACCACGAGCTAACCGATGCGCGCCGGCTGCTGGACGAGACGGCCCGTGAACGGGCCAAGAAGGAGATCGAATACAACCGCGCGGCCGAGGAGAATGAGGATCTGAAAAGACG CTTGGAGCGCAAAACGAAGGAGGCGGCCGATGCCGAACGTAACGCCCGTGCCCAGGAATCCCGCGCCAATGAGCTGTCCGGCAAATACAACACGCTCCTGTCCGAGCACAAAAAGGCAAAGGAAGAGCAGAAAGAGATGGAGAAGGAGCTGGCCAAGCTGAAGAAGCAAATGGAGGCGTTGCGCAAAAACCTCGAGCAGGAAACGCTGGCCCGGGTCGATCTGGAGAACACGATCCAGAGCCTGCGCGAGGAGCTCACCTTCAAAGATCAAGTCCATATGCAGGAGCTGACCGAGACGAAGACCCGGCGCCAGGTTGAAATTAGCGAAATCGACGGCATGCTTTCGCAGCAGTACGAGGCCAAAATGCAGGAATCGTTGCAGGAGCTGCGCGATCAGTACGATCAGCAGATgcgcggccaccgggaggaAATGTCCGATCTGTATGAG ACCCGTGTCCGTGATCTGGAGACGCAGATGAATGCCGAGCGGCTGCGCCACGCGCAAGAGAAGGCCAAGCTGATGGACGAGATCGAGCGGCTGGGCAAGGAGATTTCGCTCCAGCTGCAAGAGTACCAGGACCTGATGGACATCAAGATTTCGCTCGACATGGAAATTGCCACGTACGACCGGATCCTGGCGTCGGAGGAAACGCGTCTCAACATCACGCCCGGCAGCCACACGACCACCTTCTCGTCGACCGGCGTTAGCTTGTCGCGCAGTGGCCAGGTTCGCCGCACACCGAGTCGTGCGGCGGCCAAGCGTAAGCGCACCGTGCTGGAAGAGTCGGACGAGCGCAGCATGTCCGACTACTCGGTCACTTCGTCGGCCAAGGGCGACATAGAGATCGCGGAAGCGGATCCGGAGGGAAAGTTTGTCAAACTGCACAACAAATCCGGCAAG gaagttCAAATCGGCGGCTGGACGCTGACGCGTAAGGTCGGCACCAACGAGACGGTATTCAAGTTCCACCGCACCGTGAAGGTGGACGGCGGAGCGTTCGTGACCGTGTGGTCGTCCGACCTCGGCAAAGACCACGAGCCGCCGGCAACGATCGTCATGAAGGGCCAGAAGTGGTTCCACGGCGACAACATGGTCACGCAGCTGCTGAACGCTGATGGAGAG GAGGTAGCCGCTTCGGAGCGCCTGAAGAGAATGGTATCCACTGCCGCATCGCGTCACCGAGAGTATTTGGGAAGCTATGGGGGCGAAGAGCTGTACCACCAGCAG GGAGAACCCAAAGGAGACGAAAAGTGTCGCATCATGTGA